In the Pungitius pungitius chromosome 5, fPunPun2.1, whole genome shotgun sequence genome, one interval contains:
- the cfap299 gene encoding cilia- and flagella-associated protein 299, whose protein sequence is MPGRSDLCYYNWRTQVSTSNSSHNFEVIYDDPHGLLFKNKRDNKVLNVDPLSDAGEDSSRTFLQSDLYLHAVIYDHHIRSA, encoded by the exons ATGCCAGGACGCTCGGATTTATG CTACTACAACTGGAGGACGCAGGTGTCCACGTCCAACTCCAGCCACAACTTTGAGGTGATCTACGATGACCCCCACGGCCTCCTCTTCAAGAACAAGAGGGACAACAAGGTCCTGAACGTGGACCCACTg TCGGACGCCGGCGAGGACTCCAGCCGGACCTTCCTCCAGTCGGACCTCTACCTCCACGCCGTCATCTACGACCACCACATCAGGAGCGCCTGA